From the genome of Ostrinia nubilalis chromosome 1, ilOstNubi1.1, whole genome shotgun sequence:
ttggccactttgggacacacaaactatttgacgccgaTTTATACCAGCTACTTTTCCAACGCGGCCCTATTGTCCTGCAATAGATGGCGATAAAACATTCTGCGTGAAGGAATTTTTATATTTCCGATTCATACACGTCTTTagaattataaattaaataatacttatgcTGAGCTTTCAAAGTGAATAAACTTTTACCAATTAAATAGTTTTACTGAGTGGTTGGCTTAtctttacattaattaaaattcaatttattataAACGCGAACGTTTGTGAGGATAGATAAATggattttgataataatttaagATGAAATTGAGGTTTTGTACTAGACGCAAACGAAGTTGCGAACGTTATTAATAACTTgtataaagtacctacctaaatgtggATCCGAAATAATTCAATCTTCAAATTGCGTCTTAACCAAACTCCCTAAGTGAAACTGAATTAATCTTGTAATGCTGCGTTTAGCATTTTGGTTGATAGATAATGAAGTCTAAATAGAATGGAACTGAGGCTTAGGCAGTTTTCTAGGAACACAAGATAATCACTAATTGAAAATCCCCTTTATGTTGTACTGAAATTCACATTGATAAAGTAAATGATTAAATATAAGAAGACTGATAATCCTGTTCGCTATTACGATAGCTACAAATAAAAAAGCGCATCAGAAACCTAATATCTGAGTGGATAGTGTAGCTATCCCGTGGTTTGAGATTGGCTTACATTTCTATGACCACAAGGTCGCGCATTCCTTACTTAGGGTTATCGACTTGTCCAAACTATTACCTTAGCAATCATATaccaatcaatattaataagttttataTGAATAAAAAACTACATTTCATTCTCGTTATTTCTTTATATAAAACTTATAAGGTCATAAGTCACAGTACATAAGGCAAACTTAATGCCATTCAGCATTCTTCTCCAGGTAACCTTAAGGCCAAAACCCATATGTTACTATGACAAATGATAATTAATTATCTGCGTTTTTCAAATTGTTTTCTATTGAAAGAAAGCCATAATAACTAAACGTATCTTAAAAAATAACGCGGAAAAGCTGAAGCAACTACGAAGCATTTTTGCatattaatgtattattgtaattttgtaaCAGACAGTTTACATAATACCTATCATGAAAGTGTGTTTATGCAAAAACACTCTACATCGATGAATTGATTGATAAGAAACGGAAAAGTGGCGAAAGAAAAGATTCCACCTGCTGAaaatcctgaaaataaaacgcGATTAGATTACATTGAACAAAAAGTATTGATATTGATTCATTTCTAAATTATAGGTATAATAGAGATTTCTCGTGATGCAGCCGCCTAAGCTATATCATTACATTGGATTCTTCTTCTGACGAAAACATCTACAAAATATACAATTATAAATCGTTTTTTTACCAATCTAATAATGGCGAATAAAACCGTACAATCCCGACTGTTATTATTGGCATTTTTTCCAAATTTGTTCATCTAGCCGGTATGTTATTTCAGAGGGGCACGCGCGCGGCCGATCCGCGCAGTTAGCACCATGTGCGCTGCCCAGAGGTGAGTCATGCCACgcatataaactgtttacaccCGCATTGCATTCACAGATACTTTTAGAGCTTTCGGTTAAGCTAAGTTCAACAAACGATTCAACTTATCCCATTCAGATGAAGCGGGCGTTGAACGGTACGGAGATAACTGGGGCGAaggaaaatttaatttaataaagcaCACGCTTTGATGTATGGGAGCCAATAATCACAATATTACTCATAAGATCACATGCTTTACAAAATCACAGCACTATCAGCTTAGGAAACTTCATCATCTTCAGATAAAGATAGACTAGACACTTAACTAGACATAGCAAATCTTCTTCGATAGAATGTATAAAATGACCGGCATCTAAGCTATAGAGGGTTATTTTTATATCCTCCTCGATACAAGACAGGAGCGTACGTCTTTAAAACGTGCGACACGCCATATTATCGCGAAGGCACTCGTGAGCGTGCTATTAGTTAGTCGCACACCTGCCTCGCGACTTGATGTCAATGCCCGTCAAACGCGGGCCTAGCATAACACTGGGCCACAGACAGAAACACATTCCCATTCAAATCTAGCCCTTAAAACAACCTCATAAGGCCTCACCATTGAGGTATGCGCGAAGCCGACCGTACGCAACTTATTAAACAGCAAACAGTGTTCCACGAGCTATGCTTAATTACCACGGTACTATTCTCAAACAAACTGTAATGTTTGCACTAAGGTTTGTTGCGAGGCTGGGCTGTAGTCATTTTTTGTTTTGATATACTGAGCAAACTAGCCGAAAACACCATCTTTCAAAATGCTAGACGATGTAAAAGACAATACTTACTGTAGAGAGTTTATATCATGTGCCTGACTAGAGTCAGTAAGTGTAGACACTTGAGCAATATTTTACCGTACATCTCTTTCAAGTCTTTGCTATGTCGGCAAACACTATAAATGTGTTAAACCTATCAATGATTACCACTGTTTATTGAATCACGCGTAACAAAGGAATTGGGTCAGATATAAAACTGTCTTCATAGACCTAACGAATCCCATAACTTAAGAATGAGCATTGTTGATTAAGAAATATAAAAACGTTGTCTGATATGTTTCCGGTAGCTGTAACAAGGCTACTTTAGTATAATTGCATAGACAGGCCCGTAATACGTCTATGCGACGGCGCCATTAAGAAAAACGTAATTACAAAGTAGGTACTAAACAAATCAGAACCAAGAATGGCCTGCGAGGCATTTCTGTGCCCGCTAGGAATCTTAACTGGGTGGCAATCACAGGATATTTAAGCCATTATCCTGGCGCAGGTAAGATTCGTTGCGCTCGTCAAGGCGTGGTTTGCTAGGAATGTGGCGAATTATGCACTTACTAGATAATTGCCAGCGTAATGATGCGTTACGCACACCACCGTGGAACCGCTCCAAAATGTCTATTGCACAAAGTTACGTACACGTTTTGTAATAATCGCAAGAAAGAAAAAAGTGCGTGCAAGTTTTTAAACGCAACGGTAGAGTTATAATTAAGAACGCAAGAGAAAACGATtagtcttatttttattttatttttgcttttaaaGTGCGGTTTACCCACAGAGAAATTAATGAAatcatttgttttaaattaatgaaacgtAATATTGGAACAAGTATTTATACATCACATTAAATTGTTACcctgaaaaaaaataaagcacaCATTTTCTACAAGCGCGGAACTATCATGAAAACTAGCCtacgttatcatcatcattgctATCACCCTCATATGAATGCCCATCATTACACCGACTCATGTCTTGCACAAACGCTACTTAGAAGTCATACCAGCTCCCAGtaaatgtaagtaaatgctGCAAACCAAGATACACAGTAATAGTGGTAATAACCACCCTCCTTTCTGATAGCGAAATGAAATTGCGTAGAGATAATCCATGTAATCTTCAAAACCATCTGAAAACACACCCGCCCTGAAATTATACCGCGTGGATACGGACGCACTGgagttataataaataaaatccatCCCAGCCGCTACTTCGATCGAGACGAGTCGTGTTTAATCCATTAACATTTCCTGTAACGGACTGTCCATTAAAATTAGATTGAGCGTTTCCTAAAGGTAAAGCTATTACTTGATGTCGCGTTCGTTTAAGTGAAAAATAAACCTGTAGATGTGAGCATGTGATCCAGAACAGGTTGGGATGGCCAGTTATTAGACAACGCTGGCGTCGTGGAGCCGCTTGGATTTCCGGCGGTTTAGTCTAACGACTACCTTGGCTGTGCTCCATGATGAGTCACTTGAACTTATTAGCGTGCACGCTAAGACGCATCTTATTTTATGGCGGTGCGCGCGTCAATCATGCAGATGTAATGATAGCCACGGACGGTCCGCGACTCTAAACTGTCCTGCGGTTTGCTTGCTCCACGTCAAACATCTCTCCGCTTGAGAAGGGATAATGAACTTGTTTTGCGACGtatcatttttatacattacctTGTTTACACATGAGTGGTGTTATTATCTTGTTCCATAAGTTTTTGTTGGCATTTCTAGCTACTGAATAATGGAAGGTGTTTGTTACTTCATGGTGAAATGGTACATAAACAATGTCTAACGAGATGAAGTGTCATCAAGTTCTAATCAGATACCTTTCGTTTTGCTTCATATCGTGTAAGAATTACCCAATACCAGCCCCTCAAAGTGACTGCAATTTACGATTAACATAAAGACGTCTCGTTCCAGAGCCGGCGCGTGCGGTGTGGCGCGATGGTTGCGTGAGTGGTCATCATGCGCCTCTTCCGCGGGCCGAAGCGCAGGGAAGTGACCGCGCCGCGGGCCGTCGCGACGCCGTCTCCGCGCCGAGACGCCGCCGCCAGCGCCGCTGCGCACGCAGCTAACGCCACGCACACCTCGCACGCGAATGCTGCACACGATTTCGCTATCGTCACCGCCCTTCCAGCCATGGTCATGGAGGACGACGTGAAGGAGATGAAGAAAGGTACATTTTTGGCCAAGAATACTCAAAATAAAACGTTTGCTTACTAACGTGACAATTTAAATTATATACTTAATTTTCCTTTTTCAGTGTTCGCTACGTGGGGTCGTCGAATGGGAAAAAAGTTAGACATGCTGAAAAAAACTGATGCAAAAGAAACTACTGACCCTGAAACATCCTCTAACGGAGGATTCAATGAAGACTCTCCCACGAATTTAGCGAGCCAATTTAAGAAGAAACAACACTGGAAAATGGGCAGGAGCAGCTCTGACTCCACGTCTTTGAAAAAAGACAACGACACTGATTCTATTAAAAGCAACTCTAGAGACAGGTCACCTAGTCcattcaaaacattttttcataGAATGGGCTCAACAGGAATGTTGAATTCATCAAAGTCACAATCACTAAATGCACATAAGACTAATGAAAATTACCCAGTCGCTAACGGACCCTCACTTTATCGAAGTTGTTCTACTTCACATCTATCGACCTATGTAAAAGCCGACGATCCTTCGGACGACATTGATTTACAAAACGCTGATAATGAGAATAAAAGTTCTcccacaaaacaaaataatgtactCTCTGAAGATACATTAGTAACAGCATCAACTAAAGCTATCAGTTGCGATAACATTCCAAATCTAGAAGGTCAAGGAAATAATGGAACTTGTAagaaacctaactttccgtatGCTTTTTTAAGATCGAAGTTGTCTGTGCTACCTGAAGAAAATAGTATTAATTCACAGCAAAGAGTCAATGTGGTGAGGCAAAGCTTTTCAGAACGAATAGATAGAAAATCACCTAAATTCCGCCGAGAAAGATTGTACCTAAATAATTCCAGGTCAGAAGAAAGATACGAAAGTAGTGATAGTATATCTATCCACGAAGATAACATGCTACTAAATTCAGCACTAAGAAACGATTATGACTTTTCAAGAAGTTCTATGAGGAGCATTAATGAAATTGATGGTACCATGTATTCAATGCGGCGCAATGATGATGTACCAAGGAGATCATCTATGATTTCACAGAGAGGTCCAATAGACTATGATCCCATGCTTATTCCAAGGAATAGAAATAGTCTACCGGTGTATGAATACAATTCGATGTTTGGGTCTGTGCGAGATTTGAAAACCGAATTAGCATCCTCAACACAGAGTATACACCATCATGGGCCAGAAACTTCCGAAGTACTTCAAGCACATCGTCTTAGTAACTATGTTAGCTCAAATGAATCTGGATATGATAGTGATGGACGACCGACTGATGAACATAGTAACCATTCACCACCGGGTTACTCCTGTCACTTGTCATCTGGTTCTATCAGAGCAGATAACGATCCAAACCCTGAAGCTAATCATGGTACTTTTTCAAGACAATTTAGTTTAAACCACAAAATTAACGTTAGCAGAGTTCAAATACCAATGCGTCGAAGTTCAACGCCTTGCGCATTGTTTCCCATTGAAAAGTCTTCAACGAACGAATATGAAACTGAAAACagagaaaatataaataaatacacaattCATAATTTAAACTCTCACAACATACTAGATCATAGCGATGGCAAACCTCCTCCACTaccaaagaaaacaataaataaaaaagcacCTTATATTTACAAAACCACTACATTGGATGAACGCGTGCAAAcaagaaaaattaaatttttgaacTCGCAGTTAATACCAGTCGAAAATACGTCTTCTACAAACTCAATAGTCAATGAAAATCCGCCAATTGCACAACAAACCTCTGAAATTGATATTTTGGGTAGAGGTCCATGCACCAAACGGTTTAGAAAAATTAGACTTCTGAAATCTCGATTGGATGAAAGTTTAGGGGTTTATTTAGCACAGCACAGAGTCGATTTTGATAGTAGTGGatcaaattatgaaattcggTACATAGTGGTAAAACTAGATTTTGATGGAATAGCACACAGAGATGGTAGACTACGCATTGGTGATGAAATAGTAAATGTTAATGGCAGAGTTTTGCGTGGCTTATCATCTCTGAAAGAAGTTCAACACATTGTCAATTCATGTTCAACTGAAGCTGCTGTTGAAGATGGCGCGTTATTTCAAAGATATCAAGTTGATCTTGTAATGGCGCATGATGAAATAACACCTATTACGTTAAGTCGAATTATAAATAGCCAAACATGTgaacaaaaaactgtagcaccCTCTCCATCAAACGTGCCTCCTGATATAATTTCACAAACAGTTCATAAGCCTTCTTCATCAAATCAGATAACAATTGAAACTCATTTCCCAAGTGATAGTCAGTATTATTCCACGAAAAATATTGGACAAAGTTTTCATGAAAATAACCAACAGAAGCAACAACAATTGCACAGAAAATACGAAATGGGTGTGCAAGTTAACAATGGGCTAAGACAGCCAAGTCAAAAAAGTGACGATGAAAAATTACAGGAGAGAAATTGCTACACACAATCTACAACATCTTTGCAAAACATAACCAACATTGAAATTTCTATGCGATCGTCACCAGCGCCTAGAAACCCAAATGCCAACTATAGGCCAATATCGTTGCACCATCCTAGGCCACAACCAATTATTGGATATCCAGTTAGCAATGATAACGCGTCTAATGATGTAAAAGAGAACTCTTCCCATTACATAAAACATGTTCCACGATTGTATCAAAACAGATCGTTTGAGAGTATACCAGAACAGCTAAGAAATAGTAGCCGCAGTAGATTTTTCAGCAGAGTTGGATCACAACGATGTTCTCCAAATCACAGCTCCCACGTATCAAGACAACAGGAATATAACGCTTATATTCACCAAGAAGGTCAGCATGGGGGTCATTACTCACATAATTCCATACACAGAGTGGAATTTTGGAAAGGGCCAGGCCATAAGAGTCTCGGATTTAGTATTGTTGGAGGAACAGACTCGCCGAAAGGACAAATGGGTATATTTGTGAAGACCGTTTTTCCAAACGGCCAAGCTGCTGATAAGGGTACTATTTTTGAAGGTAAATATTACaatgaatataataattatatgctaatctatattattttattaaatggtCTTCATGGCGTAAAATTTTTCGTTACAGGTGATGAGATATTGTCAGTGAACAATATGCCAACACGTGGTCTGAGCCATGCTGGGGCAATTTCTCTTTTCAAACAAGTTAAAGAAGGAAAGATTGAATTGACGCTTTCAAGAAGAAGGTAATTTgaacaataatattaaatttacatAATGTGAACCATTGTGAAAAgccatgggggaggcctttttccagcagtggtcgtcatttggctgaaacgaacgaacgaaccatgTGTTGTGTAAAGtgtttaaacatattttttcatgtgtttaaacatattttcattcatttacaagtgaaaaataataacgttctatttttttaatttcagagcACCTAGGTCCAGATCGGTGGAGCCTCTTGGCAACTTCCGCGGCGACGGCAAAAGAGAGTAACTTTTGCAAACTCTAACTCCAAAGAGACAAACATTATTTGAGTGCAATAACTTTCATTCTACTTAATCATTTGTAGCCAAAGGCGAATTCTGGTAGAccttaattattatgtacatcaATTATAAATGTTAAATTTTATACGACACCTCGTTGTTACAGCGTAGTGtcttgtattattataaaatgcttAATGTATTATGCATATTATGGTTTTTAGAAGACGGATTATTGGGTATTATTAACGTTATCCATTATTTTGCATGGTGAATGTTATATGGTACAGCATAAATGCTATGTATTAGTCATGTTATGCTAAAATATTTGTTAGCATTGTATATTGTTATTACGATAAGACTGTATTGTGTACTATAATTACTAAGCtatgatttaaaatattgttttagccTGTTACTAAATGATATTGTTACGATATTTCACTACAAACCTTAGATCTCGTTAATGTAAATAACATGATCACCTATTCTAacgaatataaatattattaatccAATGGAAACTGAATCGTTATAGACTGAAGTATTTCCATTACACACTGGAATACCTAACACTGCCAAAGCTTTAGAagtataaatttttaaattgaaaaatgacttcaatgaaataataaaaatagaaatgt
Proteins encoded in this window:
- the LOC135072227 gene encoding uncharacterized protein LOC135072227 — its product is MRLFRGPKRREVTAPRAVATPSPRRDAAASAAAHAANATHTSHANAAHDFAIVTALPAMVMEDDVKEMKKVFATWGRRMGKKLDMLKKTDAKETTDPETSSNGGFNEDSPTNLASQFKKKQHWKMGRSSSDSTSLKKDNDTDSIKSNSRDRSPSPFKTFFHRMGSTGMLNSSKSQSLNAHKTNENYPVANGPSLYRSCSTSHLSTYVKADDPSDDIDLQNADNENKSSPTKQNNVLSEDTLVTASTKAISCDNIPNLEGQGNNGTCKKPNFPYAFLRSKLSVLPEENSINSQQRVNVVRQSFSERIDRKSPKFRRERLYLNNSRSEERYESSDSISIHEDNMLLNSALRNDYDFSRSSMRSINEIDGTMYSMRRNDDVPRRSSMISQRGPIDYDPMLIPRNRNSLPVYEYNSMFGSVRDLKTELASSTQSIHHHGPETSEVLQAHRLSNYVSSNESGYDSDGRPTDEHSNHSPPGYSCHLSSGSIRADNDPNPEANHGTFSRQFSLNHKINVSRVQIPMRRSSTPCALFPIEKSSTNEYETENRENINKYTIHNLNSHNILDHSDGKPPPLPKKTINKKAPYIYKTTTLDERVQTRKIKFLNSQLIPVENTSSTNSIVNENPPIAQQTSEIDILGRGPCTKRFRKIRLLKSRLDESLGVYLAQHRVDFDSSGSNYEIRYIVVKLDFDGIAHRDGRLRIGDEIVNVNGRVLRGLSSLKEVQHIVNSCSTEAAVEDGALFQRYQVDLVMAHDEITPITLSRIINSQTCEQKTVAPSPSNVPPDIISQTVHKPSSSNQITIETHFPSDSQYYSTKNIGQSFHENNQQKQQQLHRKYEMGVQVNNGLRQPSQKSDDEKLQERNCYTQSTTSLQNITNIEISMRSSPAPRNPNANYRPISLHHPRPQPIIGYPVSNDNASNDVKENSSHYIKHVPRLYQNRSFESIPEQLRNSSRSRFFSRVGSQRCSPNHSSHVSRQQEYNAYIHQEGQHGGHYSHNSIHRVEFWKGPGHKSLGFSIVGGTDSPKGQMGIFVKTVFPNGQAADKGTIFEGDEILSVNNMPTRGLSHAGAISLFKQVKEGKIELTLSRRRAPRSRSVEPLGNFRGDGKRE